Proteins encoded together in one Pseudomonas arsenicoxydans window:
- the dapA gene encoding 4-hydroxy-tetrahydrodipicolinate synthase, with protein MIAGSMVALVTPMDAQGRLDWDSLSKLVDFHLQNGTHAIVAVGTTGESATLDVNEHIEVIRYVVKQVAGRIPVIAGTGANSTREAIELTTNAKTAGADACLLVTPYYNKPTQEGLYQHFKAIAEAVDIPQILYNVPGRTACDMLTETVIRLSTVKNIIGIKEATGDLSRAKAIIDGVSKDFLVLSGDDATAVELILLGGKGNISVTANVAPRDMADLCNAALKGDAVTARAIHEKLMPLNKTLFIESNPIPVKWALHEMGLMPDGIRLPLTWLSAACHEPLRQAMRQSGVLV; from the coding sequence ACCCATGGATGCACAAGGTCGTCTCGACTGGGACAGCCTGAGCAAACTGGTGGACTTTCACCTGCAAAACGGCACCCACGCCATCGTGGCCGTCGGCACCACAGGTGAGTCGGCCACCCTTGACGTGAACGAACACATCGAAGTGATTCGTTACGTGGTGAAGCAGGTTGCAGGGCGCATTCCGGTGATCGCCGGTACCGGCGCCAATTCAACTCGCGAAGCCATCGAGCTGACCACCAATGCGAAGACCGCTGGCGCTGACGCTTGCCTGCTGGTCACCCCGTATTACAACAAGCCGACCCAGGAAGGCTTGTACCAGCACTTCAAGGCCATCGCCGAAGCCGTCGACATTCCGCAGATCCTGTACAACGTGCCGGGCCGTACGGCGTGCGACATGCTGACCGAAACCGTGATCCGCCTGTCGACCGTGAAAAACATCATCGGCATCAAGGAAGCCACCGGCGACCTGAGCCGTGCCAAAGCCATCATCGATGGCGTCAGCAAAGACTTCCTGGTTCTGTCCGGTGACGACGCCACCGCAGTAGAACTGATCCTGCTCGGCGGCAAAGGCAACATCTCGGTGACCGCCAACGTCGCCCCGCGCGACATGGCGGACCTGTGCAACGCTGCCCTGAAAGGCGACGCCGTCACGGCCCGCGCAATTCACGAAAAGCTGATGCCGCTCAATAAAACCCTGTTTATCGAATCCAACCCTATCCCCGTGAAATGGGCTCTGCATGAAATGGGCTTGATGCCGGACGGTATCCGTCTGCCGCTCACCTGGCTCAGCGCCGCCTGTCACGAACCGCTGCGGCAGGCCATGCGCCAGTCCGGCGTACTGGTTTAA
- the bamC gene encoding outer membrane protein assembly factor BamC, which translates to MKRLAGLSALALIISSTSGCGWVWGPEGYFRDRGSDYLEAQQTAPMQLPPDVSTSKRLDPLLPIPRNVADDTAKGEYVVPRPQPLSAVADATGYSLQKTGDSRWIVAQNPPAEVWPVAVQFFQDNGFRLDEQRPQTGEFTTTWQHSDELSAAMAKRLSAAGVATDSETRVRVRIEPGVQRNTSEVYVVSAERPAGSTADVAFTNRSVNTGLDAALVDDMLASMSRTSEKGGSVSMLASRDFDTPSRVSLSEDGSGNPVLNVGNDLDRAWSSVGRALEQGEWRVEDINRSLGLYYINLSEKAEKKDEKPGFFSGLFGSAPTKEEVEARAERYQVRLSKVGDNVQVTVEKNINTVAPAEVARKVLSVIQDNLG; encoded by the coding sequence ATGAAGCGATTGGCCGGACTTTCCGCACTTGCCTTGATTATCTCCAGCACCAGTGGCTGTGGATGGGTCTGGGGCCCGGAAGGTTATTTCCGTGACCGTGGTAGCGACTACCTGGAAGCGCAACAGACTGCACCCATGCAATTGCCGCCGGACGTCAGCACCTCCAAACGTCTGGACCCGCTGCTGCCTATTCCACGTAACGTTGCTGATGACACCGCCAAGGGCGAATACGTCGTGCCGCGTCCGCAGCCGTTGTCGGCAGTGGCCGACGCCACCGGGTATTCCCTGCAAAAGACCGGTGATTCGCGCTGGATCGTTGCCCAGAATCCACCCGCTGAAGTCTGGCCAGTGGCCGTGCAATTCTTCCAGGACAACGGTTTCCGTCTGGACGAACAGCGCCCGCAAACCGGAGAATTCACCACCACCTGGCAACATTCCGACGAACTGTCCGCAGCGATGGCCAAGCGCCTGAGCGCAGCCGGCGTCGCTACCGACAGCGAAACCCGCGTTCGGGTGCGTATCGAGCCGGGCGTGCAACGCAACACCAGTGAAGTCTACGTGGTCAGCGCCGAGCGTCCTGCCGGCAGCACCGCCGATGTGGCCTTCACCAACCGTTCGGTCAACACTGGCCTGGACGCAGCACTGGTCGATGACATGCTCGCGAGCATGAGCCGCACTTCTGAGAAGGGCGGTTCGGTTTCGATGCTGGCTTCGCGTGATTTCGATACGCCAAGCCGTGTCAGCCTGAGCGAAGACGGCAGCGGCAACCCGGTTCTGAACGTCGGCAATGACCTGGACCGTGCTTGGTCGAGCGTCGGTCGTGCGCTGGAACAGGGCGAATGGCGGGTTGAAGACATCAACCGCAGCCTCGGTCTGTACTACATCAACCTTTCCGAAAAAGCCGAGAAGAAAGACGAGAAGCCTGGCTTCTTCAGCGGCCTGTTCGGCAGTGCGCCGACCAAGGAAGAAGTTGAAGCCCGTGCCGAGCGTTATCAGGTTCGCCTGAGCAAGGTTGGCGACAACGTTCAGGTCACCGTCGAGAAAAACATCAACACCGTGGCGCCGGCAGAAGTGGCGCGCAAAGTGTTGAGCGTGATTCAGGACAACCTGGGCTGA
- a CDS encoding MBL fold metallo-hydrolase, which yields MRFAVLGSGSQGNGTLIASADTYVLVDCGFSLRETEKRLLRLGVNPSQLSAILVTHEHADHVHGVGLLSRRYNLPVYLSRGTLRGMRKPIEPAGLLAGGEQLQIGALSIGVIAVAHDAQEPTQYVFSDGERRFGLLTDLGSYCEKVLDGYRDLDALMIESNHCRDMLARGHYPYFLKQRVGGELGHLNNHQAAFLVAELGWQGLQHLVLAHLSSKNNLPQLARQCFVDTLGCDPDWLQLADQDSGLDWRHIA from the coding sequence ATGCGTTTTGCCGTTCTCGGCAGCGGTAGCCAAGGGAACGGCACGCTGATAGCCAGCGCTGATACCTATGTACTGGTCGATTGTGGTTTCTCCCTGCGGGAAACCGAAAAACGCCTGCTGCGACTGGGTGTGAACCCGTCTCAGCTGAGCGCGATACTCGTGACCCACGAACATGCCGACCACGTGCATGGCGTGGGTTTGCTGTCTCGGCGCTACAATCTTCCTGTCTACCTCAGTCGCGGCACCCTGCGCGGGATGCGCAAACCGATTGAACCGGCTGGCCTTCTGGCCGGCGGCGAGCAACTGCAGATCGGCGCACTGAGCATCGGGGTCATTGCCGTGGCCCACGATGCTCAGGAGCCGACGCAGTACGTCTTCAGTGACGGTGAGCGGCGCTTCGGCCTGCTGACTGACCTGGGTTCGTATTGCGAGAAGGTGCTGGACGGCTATCGGGACCTCGATGCATTGATGATCGAGTCCAACCATTGCCGTGACATGCTCGCTCGTGGTCACTACCCGTACTTCTTGAAGCAGCGGGTAGGCGGTGAACTGGGACATTTGAACAACCATCAGGCGGCATTCCTGGTGGCCGAGTTGGGCTGGCAAGGCCTGCAACACCTGGTCCTGGCCCATCTGAGCAGCAAGAACAACCTGCCGCAGCTGGCCCGGCAATGTTTTGTCGACACCCTCGGGTGCGACCCGGACTGGCTGCAACTGGCCGATCAAGATTCAGGGCTCGACTGGCGACACATCGCCTAG
- the purC gene encoding phosphoribosylaminoimidazolesuccinocarboxamide synthase produces the protein MEKREELYRGKAKSVFKTDDADRLILLFRNDTSAFDGKRIEQLDRKGMVNNKFNAFIMQKLEAAGVPTQFDKLLGDNECLVKKLDMIPVECVVRNYAAGSLVKRLGVEEGMKLNPYTFELFLKDDAKGDPFINESHVVAFGWGTAEQLVRMKELSLKVNEVLSKLFDDAGLLLVDFKLEFGVFSDGSIVLGDEFSPDGCRLWDKATGKKMDKDRFRQGLGDVIEAYEEVANRLGVPL, from the coding sequence ATGGAAAAACGTGAAGAACTCTACCGCGGCAAAGCCAAATCGGTTTTCAAGACCGACGACGCTGACCGCTTGATCCTGCTGTTTCGCAACGACACCTCGGCGTTCGACGGCAAGCGCATCGAGCAGCTCGACCGCAAAGGCATGGTGAACAACAAGTTCAATGCCTTCATCATGCAGAAACTCGAAGCGGCCGGCGTGCCGACCCAGTTCGACAAACTGCTGGGCGACAACGAATGCCTGGTGAAAAAACTCGACATGATCCCGGTCGAATGCGTCGTGCGTAACTACGCCGCCGGCAGCCTGGTCAAGCGTCTGGGCGTCGAAGAAGGCATGAAACTCAACCCTTACACCTTCGAACTGTTCCTGAAGGACGACGCCAAGGGCGACCCGTTCATCAACGAATCCCACGTCGTGGCCTTCGGTTGGGGCACCGCCGAGCAACTGGTTCGCATGAAAGAACTGTCGCTCAAGGTCAATGAAGTCCTGAGCAAACTGTTCGACGACGCCGGCCTGCTGCTGGTCGACTTCAAACTGGAGTTCGGCGTGTTCTCCGACGGCTCCATCGTCCTGGGCGACGAATTCAGCCCGGACGGCTGCCGTCTGTGGGACAAGGCCACCGGCAAGAAAATGGACAAGGACCGCTTCCGTCAGGGCCTCGGTGACGTCATCGAAGCCTACGAAGAAGTCGCCAATCGTCTGGGCGTACCGCTTTAA
- a CDS encoding IS3 family transposase (programmed frameshift) — translation MTKQRRSFTPEFKREAADLVLKQNYSYIEASRSLGIGESALRRWVDQIQKEHKGVTPQSKALTPEQQKIQELEARIARLEREKSIPKKGYCALDVGRSRAFALIDQLSAHEPVDWLCKVFDVTRSCYYAQRLRRRTPDVERLRLRSRVSELFSQSRSSAGSRSILSLMREDGEQLGRFKVRSLMRELDLVSKQPGSHAYKRATVERLDIPNTLNREFDVPAPNQVWCGDITYIWAQGKWHYLAVVLDLCTRRIVGWALSEKPDAELVIKALDMAYEQRGRPSDLLFHSDQGSQYASRLFRQRLWRYRMRQSMSRRGNCWDNAPMERVFRSLKTEWIPTVGYRTAQEAQRDISHFLMHRYNWIRPHQFNDGLAPARAEEKLNVVSGIS, via the exons ATGACCAAACAACGCCGCTCCTTTACTCCTGAATTCAAGCGCGAGGCTGCCGACCTTGTGCTCAAACAAAACTACAGCTACATCGAAGCCAGCCGTTCACTCGGCATTGGTGAATCGGCATTGCGCCGCTGGGTTGACCAGATTCAGAAAGAACATAAAGGCGTCACCCCGCAGAGCAAGGCACTGACTCCGGAACAGCAAAAAATTCAGGAGCTGGAAGCCCGGATTGCTCGGCTTGAGCGAGAGAAATCAATAC CTAAAAAAGGCTACTGCGCTCTTGATGTCGGAAGATCACGAGCGTTCGCGCTGATTGACCAGTTGAGCGCCCATGAGCCGGTTGATTGGCTGTGCAAGGTGTTTGACGTCACTCGCTCGTGTTACTACGCCCAGCGCCTGCGGCGCCGCACGCCGGATGTTGAACGGCTTCGATTGCGTAGTCGCGTCAGTGAGCTGTTCTCGCAAAGTCGCAGCTCTGCGGGCAGTCGCAGCATCCTGTCACTGATGCGTGAAGACGGTGAGCAACTCGGTCGATTCAAAGTGCGTAGCTTGATGCGCGAGCTTGATTTAGTCAGCAAACAACCCGGCTCCCATGCCTACAAACGAGCAACAGTAGAAAGACTGGATATCCCGAACACATTGAACCGCGAGTTCGACGTGCCAGCGCCCAATCAAGTCTGGTGCGGCGATATCACCTACATTTGGGCACAAGGAAAGTGGCATTACCTGGCTGTCGTCCTGGATCTTTGTACGCGTCGGATCGTGGGCTGGGCGCTGTCGGAAAAGCCAGACGCTGAGCTGGTGATCAAAGCGCTGGATATGGCTTACGAGCAGCGTGGCAGGCCTTCGGATCTGCTATTCCACTCAGACCAGGGATCGCAATATGCAAGCCGACTCTTTCGCCAGCGGTTGTGGCGATACCGCATGCGCCAAAGCATGAGTCGACGAGGAAACTGCTGGGATAACGCACCGATGGAGCGCGTATTTCGCAGCTTGAAAACAGAATGGATACCGACCGTGGGCTATCGAACTGCGCAGGAAGCACAGCGCGATATCAGCCATTTTTTGATGCATCGCTACAACTGGATTCGGCCTCACCAATTCAACGATGGGTTGGCGCCAGCGCGGGCCGAGGAAAAACTTAACGTCGTGTCCGGGATTAGTTGA
- a CDS encoding AAA family ATPase has product MTIYSFGFENFFSFEEKTDISFVMDKRTSLNDKSFDSSVSDERVSKVLAVIGANGSGKTNLIKPLAYVLWFITDSFFANPENTKTRVRSHAFSKSQLITVKLEFDADGVRYRYSLLRSDERVYGETLDKKTSRLWTKIFMRKWDEEEKKYTVTRKGFGTAQMPLDEVGEEVSLISLAAQYKSKVAVSICNALRLNTTNISMYGRNTYYGTTDVYDASTYYSENDASRETMARFLREQDFGLVDITIDSYDRAEEDGTVSQHLLPWAVHKRGDEETKLPLLWESNGTQAAFFLLSKILPLLETGGVMIYDELEGDLHPLMIEPILDLFFNKRTNPHNAQLIFTTHSIEVVNQLQKSQVLLVEKNDSSSEAWKLSDMEGVRSDDNFYAKYMSGAYGAIPRV; this is encoded by the coding sequence ATGACGATTTACAGCTTCGGCTTTGAAAATTTTTTCTCATTCGAAGAAAAAACCGATATTTCATTCGTAATGGATAAGCGAACGAGCTTAAATGATAAGAGTTTCGATTCTTCCGTGTCGGATGAAAGGGTTAGTAAAGTTCTCGCTGTTATCGGTGCAAATGGCTCCGGGAAAACAAATCTTATAAAGCCACTGGCCTATGTTCTCTGGTTTATCACTGATTCATTCTTTGCTAATCCAGAAAATACCAAAACTCGTGTGCGTTCTCATGCTTTCTCTAAAAGTCAACTTATTACGGTTAAGCTTGAGTTTGATGCTGACGGAGTTCGATATAGATACTCGTTACTTAGAAGTGATGAAAGAGTCTATGGTGAGACGCTTGACAAGAAAACAAGCAGGCTGTGGACGAAAATATTTATGCGTAAATGGGATGAGGAGGAAAAAAAATATACTGTAACTCGAAAGGGTTTTGGTACTGCACAAATGCCGCTGGATGAAGTGGGTGAAGAGGTCTCCTTGATATCTTTGGCTGCGCAATATAAAAGTAAAGTGGCAGTCAGTATTTGCAACGCGCTCCGTTTAAATACGACGAATATATCTATGTATGGTCGTAATACATATTATGGTACAACCGACGTCTATGATGCATCCACTTACTATAGTGAAAATGATGCCTCTAGAGAGACGATGGCGCGTTTTCTTCGTGAGCAGGACTTTGGCTTGGTGGATATAACCATCGACTCCTATGATCGTGCGGAAGAAGACGGCACGGTGAGTCAACATCTGTTGCCGTGGGCGGTTCACAAGAGGGGCGATGAAGAAACAAAACTGCCTTTACTATGGGAGTCGAATGGTACGCAGGCGGCGTTTTTTCTGTTGAGTAAAATTCTGCCTCTTCTTGAAACTGGTGGTGTCATGATATATGACGAATTAGAAGGTGATCTACACCCGCTTATGATTGAGCCTATTCTCGATTTGTTTTTTAATAAGCGAACTAATCCTCACAACGCTCAATTAATCTTCACAACTCACTCAATCGAGGTTGTGAATCAGTTGCAAAAAAGTCAAGTGCTTTTGGTTGAGAAAAATGACAGTTCTAGCGAAGCGTGGAAACTGTCGGATATGGAGGGCGTAAGAAGTGATGATAATTTTTATGCTAAATACATGTCAGGCGCCTACGGCGCGATTCCTAGAGTGTGA
- a CDS encoding helix-turn-helix domain-containing protein: MPKTIYRPEHAVLLSLLKKYRKAAGLTQVQCSQALERPQSFMSDVESGTRRLDIVQLRDLCKVLGVGLQELIAEFEKILSKG; encoded by the coding sequence ATGCCCAAGACGATCTATAGACCGGAACACGCCGTGCTTTTGTCGCTGCTGAAGAAGTACAGAAAAGCGGCGGGTCTGACTCAAGTTCAGTGCTCACAGGCGCTGGAGCGGCCACAGTCATTCATGAGTGACGTTGAAAGTGGTACACGCCGTTTGGACATCGTGCAGCTTCGCGATCTGTGCAAGGTCCTGGGTGTTGGCCTGCAAGAACTGATTGCAGAGTTCGAAAAAATCTTGTCGAAAGGATGA
- a CDS encoding recombinase family protein: MFIRAYLRASTDIQDATRAKEQLKEFAAANGQRIASWYIENESGSTLQRPELFRLLDDCEAGDILLIEQVDRLSRLNDADWKKLRAILDTKGVLVVALDLPTSHAAMQPPRNGDDFTGRMLAAINSMLMDMLAAVARKDYDDRRRRADQGIAKAKEAGMYTGRPVDEKLHKRIKDCLAAGMSLRKTATTVGCALSTVQRVASKD, encoded by the coding sequence ATGTTCATACGTGCCTATCTGAGAGCTTCGACAGATATACAAGACGCTACACGTGCAAAAGAGCAGTTGAAGGAGTTCGCTGCTGCCAACGGCCAGCGTATCGCTAGCTGGTATATCGAGAACGAATCAGGCTCGACCCTGCAACGTCCTGAGTTGTTCCGCCTGCTGGATGATTGCGAAGCTGGCGACATCCTGTTGATTGAACAGGTAGACCGGTTGTCCCGGTTGAATGATGCTGATTGGAAGAAGCTCCGTGCGATCCTCGACACTAAGGGTGTACTGGTTGTAGCGCTGGACTTGCCTACCTCTCACGCCGCCATGCAACCACCTCGCAATGGTGACGACTTCACAGGCCGTATGCTGGCTGCAATCAACTCGATGTTGATGGACATGCTGGCTGCTGTTGCAAGGAAGGACTACGACGACAGACGCCGCCGTGCTGACCAAGGGATTGCTAAGGCGAAGGAAGCCGGGATGTACACAGGCCGTCCAGTTGACGAGAAACTGCACAAGCGCATCAAGGATTGTCTCGCCGCTGGCATGAGCCTCCGCAAGACAGCAACGACTGTGGGTTGTGCTCTGTCTACGGTGCAGCGTGTTGCCTCAAAGGACTGA
- a CDS encoding site-specific integrase: MAKANNLELQGGTYHVRLAIPKDVQNAFGGRRILSLSLKTGVHKEALDRRLPILATWKSQIKAAREGKQLGEGWQEEVVQTLEDLDALTQGQKRALVGEPAPPLPDVDPAFKAKLMNSPRFKEAMLMLVGDHLKDGIGGRVHIQDELNKGLKDILQKRLGTDYTLTGEQGQELEVLVKDPASYKARSPITKARLASFRTYRLEHHVALKTVNQQESKLLNLSEHLQTTDTKLDFDSVSAWLQGMKLSSKTKQQYLLAGSQLWQWAQQHEPQWRQTFKGHVNPFEKHTLPTLKGRAKLDAKRKAFTIEEIGTLYSAAKEQNIGALPDLILLGAYTGARIEELCQLRKEHLITVDGVKMFDIVDSKTVAGIRQVPVHPKLTALVDRLTKASKDGYLVTTDSNNKYGIRSDALSKAFGRLKTAMGFDRTRVFHWIRATVITQLVRADIADRLIKELVGHETGTVTFDVYSDGSSPKQKLKAISKLPTLPTV; encoded by the coding sequence GTGGCCAAAGCTAACAACCTTGAACTTCAGGGCGGGACCTACCACGTGCGGCTAGCCATTCCCAAGGATGTGCAGAACGCGTTCGGAGGTCGCCGGATACTTTCACTGTCGCTCAAGACGGGCGTGCACAAAGAGGCCCTTGATCGCCGCCTACCGATCCTCGCAACTTGGAAGAGCCAGATAAAGGCGGCGCGAGAAGGTAAGCAACTCGGAGAAGGCTGGCAGGAAGAGGTAGTGCAAACCCTTGAGGATTTAGACGCACTCACACAAGGGCAAAAGCGAGCGCTTGTTGGTGAGCCAGCCCCACCGCTGCCTGATGTCGATCCAGCTTTCAAAGCGAAGCTGATGAACAGCCCTCGTTTCAAGGAAGCAATGCTGATGCTCGTGGGCGATCACCTAAAAGATGGGATTGGCGGTCGCGTCCACATTCAGGATGAACTGAATAAAGGGCTCAAGGACATTCTGCAAAAGCGTCTCGGCACTGACTACACACTCACTGGCGAGCAGGGCCAGGAACTGGAAGTGCTGGTAAAAGATCCCGCCAGCTACAAGGCACGCTCCCCTATTACGAAAGCCCGGCTTGCCTCATTTCGCACCTACAGGCTTGAGCATCACGTTGCACTCAAGACGGTGAATCAGCAGGAATCGAAGCTGTTGAATCTGTCGGAGCATTTGCAAACGACTGACACCAAACTCGACTTTGATTCTGTGAGTGCTTGGCTACAGGGCATGAAACTCAGTTCAAAAACCAAGCAGCAATACCTGCTCGCTGGAAGCCAGCTTTGGCAATGGGCGCAGCAGCATGAACCACAGTGGCGACAGACCTTCAAAGGGCACGTGAACCCATTTGAGAAACATACCCTGCCCACACTTAAGGGCAGGGCCAAGCTTGACGCAAAACGGAAGGCATTCACCATCGAGGAAATCGGCACTCTGTATTCAGCAGCGAAGGAACAGAACATAGGCGCACTGCCAGACTTGATCTTGTTGGGTGCGTATACCGGGGCTCGAATCGAGGAACTGTGCCAGCTTCGCAAGGAGCATCTGATTACCGTGGATGGGGTGAAGATGTTCGATATCGTGGATTCGAAGACCGTTGCAGGCATTCGACAGGTGCCAGTGCATCCCAAGCTAACGGCGCTCGTAGATCGACTCACCAAAGCTTCCAAGGACGGCTATCTGGTGACTACCGACAGCAACAACAAATACGGGATTCGTTCGGATGCACTGAGTAAAGCATTCGGCAGGTTGAAGACAGCCATGGGCTTTGATCGAACCCGCGTATTCCATTGGATTAGGGCGACGGTAATCACTCAGTTGGTGCGAGCAGACATCGCAGACAGGCTAATCAAGGAGCTTGTAGGTCATGAAACCGGCACGGTGACATTCGATGTTTACTCGGACGGGTCATCACCAAAGCAGAAGCTCAAAGCTATATCGAAACTCCCCACCCTACCGACTGTTTAA
- a CDS encoding cupin domain-containing protein, translating into MPPASSAPTQVSAAAEPHFLGTRIRGLRKRRGMTLAELAQMSELTAGYISQLERNLAYPSIPALFNIARSLGVTIQWFFASEGNTAPEDNGVVVRKNARMSVHYEDGIVDQLLTPQPNRQLEMLHSRFPPGTYSQQSYSHEGEEAGYLLSGSFELWVGDRHFQLSEGDSFSFSSQEPHRYGNPGEVDAVVIWVITPPSF; encoded by the coding sequence ATGCCGCCTGCCAGCAGCGCGCCCACACAGGTCAGCGCGGCGGCAGAACCGCATTTTCTCGGCACACGGATTCGTGGGTTGCGTAAACGTCGGGGCATGACCCTCGCGGAACTGGCGCAGATGAGTGAGCTGACGGCGGGCTATATCAGTCAGCTGGAACGAAACCTGGCTTATCCCTCTATTCCGGCGCTGTTCAACATCGCTCGTAGCTTGGGCGTGACCATTCAATGGTTTTTCGCCAGTGAGGGCAATACCGCGCCCGAGGACAACGGGGTGGTGGTGCGCAAAAACGCGCGAATGAGCGTTCATTACGAAGACGGGATTGTGGATCAGCTGCTGACGCCACAGCCGAATCGGCAACTGGAGATGCTGCACTCGAGGTTTCCACCGGGTACTTACAGTCAGCAGAGCTATAGCCATGAAGGTGAAGAGGCTGGGTATTTGCTGTCGGGGAGTTTTGAGTTGTGGGTAGGAGATCGGCATTTTCAGCTGAGTGAAGGCGACAGTTTTAGCTTTTCCAGCCAGGAGCCGCATCGGTATGGGAATCCTGGAGAGGTGGACGCAGTGGTGATTTGGGTGATCACGCCGCCTTCATTCTGA